The following proteins are encoded in a genomic region of Sorangiineae bacterium MSr12523:
- a CDS encoding VOC family protein produces the protein MIQRLGIASVYVLDQERAKAFYTEKLGFEVRTDVTMGNFRWIEVGPKGQPDLSITLMAIEAGMKWSKETADTVRELVKKGTFGFGAFHTDDCRKTYAELKARGVVFEGEPQDRPYGVESVFQDDSGNWFALVQPR, from the coding sequence ATGATTCAACGATTGGGCATTGCGTCGGTCTACGTTCTCGACCAAGAGCGCGCGAAGGCGTTCTACACGGAGAAACTCGGCTTCGAGGTTCGCACCGACGTGACCATGGGCAATTTTCGCTGGATCGAAGTCGGCCCGAAAGGGCAGCCCGATCTGTCCATCACGCTGATGGCGATCGAGGCGGGCATGAAGTGGAGCAAGGAAACGGCGGACACCGTCCGGGAATTGGTGAAGAAAGGGACCTTTGGCTTCGGGGCCTTTCACACCGACGACTGTCGCAAGACGTATGCAGAGCTGAAGGCACGCGGTGTCGTATTCGAGGGAGAGCCGCAAGATCGACCCTACGGCGTCGAATCCGTGTTCCAGGACGACTCCGGCAACTGGTTCGCCCTCGTGCAGCCGCGCTAG
- a CDS encoding dipeptidase translates to MSSNRFTRRDFSRLAAAVVLTGCAGSNANAQPSTSSATTPKKPRGRFDDAILIDALGTIGRDEWSPSKGDPLIAQDLNDAARSGITAINITVDDPTEDANVFDATTKTIATFQREIAAHPEVLAAVRNGAELRAAKTSRKLGIIFGFQGSAVLGPKLEHFDTFRGLGVRIMQLTYNVRTLLGDGCLEPGNAGLSILGRQAVERMNAARVLIDLSHCGQRTTADAIEASKGPVAITHTGCAALANRPRNKRDEEMKRCADKGGFVGIYFMPFLRMQGQSTSADVMAHLEHAIKVCGEDHVGIGTDGTTSPIDLTSEAYLREHRRWVEERIKKGIAAPGEAADIHFLCPDLNTPQRFQTLGEMLLARGHGEARVRKLLGGNFARIFGEVCG, encoded by the coding sequence ATGTCCTCCAATCGATTCACCCGCCGCGATTTCTCCCGCCTGGCCGCCGCCGTGGTTTTGACCGGTTGCGCAGGCAGCAATGCCAACGCGCAGCCGAGCACCTCGAGTGCGACCACACCCAAAAAGCCGCGCGGGCGCTTCGACGACGCGATCCTCATCGATGCCCTGGGCACGATAGGACGCGATGAATGGTCGCCCAGCAAGGGAGACCCACTCATTGCGCAAGACTTGAACGACGCCGCGCGTTCCGGGATCACGGCCATCAACATCACGGTGGACGATCCCACCGAGGATGCGAACGTCTTCGATGCAACGACGAAGACCATCGCCACGTTCCAGCGCGAAATCGCGGCTCACCCCGAGGTGCTGGCCGCCGTCCGCAATGGCGCGGAGCTCCGCGCGGCCAAGACCTCGCGCAAGCTGGGAATCATCTTCGGCTTTCAAGGCTCCGCGGTACTCGGGCCCAAATTGGAGCACTTCGATACGTTTCGCGGGCTCGGCGTGCGCATCATGCAGCTCACGTACAACGTGCGCACGCTCCTCGGCGATGGCTGTCTCGAGCCGGGCAACGCCGGATTGAGCATCTTGGGGCGGCAGGCCGTGGAGCGCATGAACGCGGCGCGCGTGCTCATCGATTTGAGCCACTGCGGCCAGCGCACCACGGCCGATGCCATCGAAGCGTCGAAGGGGCCCGTGGCCATCACGCACACCGGCTGCGCGGCCCTGGCGAATCGGCCGCGCAACAAGCGCGATGAAGAGATGAAGCGATGCGCCGACAAGGGCGGCTTCGTGGGCATTTATTTCATGCCGTTTTTGCGGATGCAGGGCCAGTCGACCTCGGCCGACGTCATGGCGCACCTCGAGCATGCCATCAAGGTGTGCGGCGAAGACCACGTGGGCATCGGCACCGACGGAACGACGTCGCCCATCGATTTGACGTCGGAGGCGTACCTCCGCGAGCACCGCAGGTGGGTGGAGGAGCGCATCAAGAAGGGCATCGCCGCGCCGGGTGAGGCTGCGGATATCCACTTTCTGTGCCCGGATCTGAATACGCCGCAGCGCTTTCAAACCCTTGGCGAGATGCTTTTGGCGCGCGGACATGGCGAGGCGCGCGTGCGCAAGCTCCTCGGGGGCAACTTCGCACGTATCTTTGGCGAGGTTTGCGGATGA
- a CDS encoding TIGR00366 family protein — MALDQASNRDVHEDNVIARLAQRFTVWTERYLPDAFGFVLVGTFVIFAAGLVTGEPVTQVPENVATATTGFGLVDAWGKGFWALVTFTLQMTMIILGGYAVAVSPPVARLIAKLARVPKTPRGAIAFTAAVAMISGYLNWAFSLIFTAILAREIARLVRGVDYRALGAMAFLGLGTVWAQGLSGSAALQMASAASTPDALKKIIASARGGTGVVPLSDTIFLWQGMASTAIIFLVGVGMAFLLTPSPARAKTAEDLGITIKPLLEESADAKVVGTRPGDWLEHSPLFGILLSLLGLWYLVRHFGRATGSALNALDFNTINLILLMLALALHWRPLSLVTAIRNGASAASGVLLQYPFYGGIFGMIAYTGLSKTIAHWLVSASNQTFFPPLIAIYSCVLGIFVPSGGSKWLIEAPYVIDAANQLHVNQGWMVVVYDLGEASANLLQPFWMLPTLAILGLRARDIMGYTFAMFLACFPVVLILVTVFARTLPFP; from the coding sequence ATGGCCCTCGACCAAGCTTCGAATCGCGATGTGCACGAAGACAACGTCATCGCGCGGCTCGCCCAGCGCTTTACCGTCTGGACCGAACGCTACCTGCCAGATGCCTTTGGCTTCGTGCTGGTGGGCACGTTCGTCATTTTCGCCGCCGGCCTCGTCACGGGGGAACCCGTCACGCAGGTGCCCGAGAATGTTGCCACGGCCACCACCGGCTTCGGCCTCGTCGACGCTTGGGGCAAAGGCTTTTGGGCGCTGGTCACCTTCACCTTGCAGATGACCATGATCATCCTCGGCGGGTACGCCGTCGCGGTATCGCCGCCGGTGGCACGCTTGATTGCGAAGCTCGCGCGCGTGCCCAAGACACCGCGTGGCGCCATCGCCTTCACCGCCGCGGTGGCCATGATTTCCGGCTACCTCAATTGGGCCTTCAGCCTGATTTTCACGGCCATCCTCGCCCGCGAAATCGCGCGGCTGGTTCGCGGAGTGGATTACCGCGCCCTCGGGGCCATGGCCTTTCTCGGCCTTGGCACGGTGTGGGCACAAGGATTGTCCGGCTCGGCCGCCCTGCAGATGGCCAGCGCAGCCTCCACACCCGACGCGCTGAAGAAGATCATCGCCTCCGCGCGCGGCGGAACGGGCGTGGTGCCGCTCTCGGATACCATCTTCCTGTGGCAGGGCATGGCGTCGACCGCCATCATCTTCCTCGTTGGCGTGGGCATGGCCTTCCTTTTGACGCCATCGCCTGCGCGGGCCAAAACCGCGGAAGATCTGGGCATCACCATCAAGCCGCTGCTCGAAGAAAGCGCGGATGCCAAGGTCGTGGGCACGCGCCCCGGCGATTGGCTCGAGCACAGCCCGCTCTTTGGCATTCTGCTCTCGCTGCTGGGCCTCTGGTACTTGGTGCGGCACTTCGGGCGCGCGACCGGTAGCGCGTTGAATGCGCTGGACTTCAACACCATCAACCTCATTCTTCTGATGCTCGCCCTCGCCCTGCACTGGCGGCCATTGTCGCTGGTAACGGCTATTCGCAATGGGGCATCGGCGGCCTCGGGCGTCCTGCTGCAATATCCGTTTTACGGCGGCATCTTCGGCATGATCGCGTACACCGGATTGTCGAAAACCATTGCCCACTGGCTCGTATCGGCCTCGAATCAGACGTTCTTCCCGCCCCTCATTGCCATTTATTCGTGCGTATTGGGCATATTCGTTCCCAGCGGCGGAAGCAAATGGCTCATCGAAGCGCCCTACGTCATCGACGCCGCAAACCAGCTGCACGTAAATCAAGGCTGGATGGTCGTCGTCTACGATCTGGGCGAGGCCAGCGCCAACCTGCTCCAGCCGTTCTGGATGCTGCCGACCCTGGCCATTCTCGGTCTGCGTGCGCGCGACATCATGGGCTACACCTTCGCGATGTTCCTCGCATGCTTTCCCGTCGTGCTCATCCTCGTGACCGTCTTCGCCCGCACGCTTCCATTTCCTTAG
- a CDS encoding AraC family transcriptional regulator, with amino-acid sequence MTVRRRLVRTDTFRALCRARELIHDAYGEALTLGQMAKCTGFSQYHFLREFNLAFGMTPRQYLTRVRIDRAKEMLARSGASVTDTCFEIGFSSVGSFSALFSKRTGRSPIQYHREIAPLVQVPAGLARVYIPGCFLAHLGPVV; translated from the coding sequence ATGACCGTCCGGCGGCGGCTGGTCCGCACGGATACGTTTCGCGCGTTGTGCCGCGCGCGCGAGCTGATCCACGATGCCTACGGCGAGGCACTCACCCTCGGGCAGATGGCCAAGTGCACCGGGTTTTCGCAGTATCACTTTTTGCGCGAGTTCAACTTGGCCTTCGGGATGACGCCGCGGCAATACCTCACGCGGGTCCGCATCGATCGCGCCAAGGAGATGCTGGCGCGTTCGGGCGCGTCCGTCACCGACACGTGCTTCGAAATTGGCTTTTCCAGCGTGGGCTCGTTCAGCGCGCTGTTTTCCAAGCGCACGGGGCGGTCACCCATTCAGTACCACCGTGAAATCGCACCGCTGGTCCAGGTGCCGGCGGGGTTGGCACGCGTCTACATTCCGGGTTGTTTTCTCGCGCACCTCGGGCCGGTGGTTTAG